The following is a genomic window from Coriobacteriaceae bacterium.
GCGAGGGCCGAACAGTTCGCACCTGCGAGTTCATTCTCGACAAGGGTCTTGATGTTGACGAGGAAGAGCTCCAGTCGGGCTTTCTTAAGCGCTATTACGACGAGACGGCTGATATTCCAGCTGAGGTCAACCTTTCCGTCGAGCTTGAGGATGCGGAGGCGCTGGGGGAGTGGCTTGCGGGCAAGCGTGAGCGTTCCTGCCATCTCCATAGGCCGCAGCGTGGCGAAAAGCACCGTCTGCTCGATATGGCATCCAAAAATGCGCGCCATGCCCTCATGCGCTACATGATGCGAACGGGGTACGCTGACGACCGCACCAATCAAGCGCTCCTGGAGCTCGAAAGTGCGTTGGCGCTGCCATCGCCGCCGTTGCGTATCGAGTGCTTCGATATCTCTACACTGCATGGCACCTTTACGGTCGCCTCGATGGTGGTGTTTACCAACGGGCGCGCCGACAAGAGTCAGTATCGTCGTTTTAAAATTCAGGCCGAATTGGACGAGGCAAACGACTTCGTGTCGATGTCCGAGGTTTTGGGACGACGTTATGCTCCCGAGCGCATGGCCGACGAGCGCTTTGGTTCGCGCCCCGATTTGCTCGTTGTCGATGGCGGTAAGCCGCAATTGACCGCTGCAATCAAGCAACTTGAGGCTCTTGGGCTCGATATACCAGTTTGTGGCTTGGCAAAGGCCGATGAGGAGGTTTTCGTGCCTTGGGACGAGACTCCCATCGTGCTGCCGACCGGGTCCGCGTCGCTCTATCTAATTAAACAGGTGCGCGATGAATCGCACCGTTTTGCCATCACGTTCCATCGCGAATTGCGCGATAAAGCCATGACGGTTTCGGTACTCGATGACGTTCCAGGCGTGGGACCCACCAGAAAACGTGCCCTTATGCGCCATTTTGGCTCGATGAAGCGTTTGCGCGCGGCGAGCGAGCAAGAGATCGCGGAAGTTCGAGGCGTTCCTGCCGATGTCGCCAAAGCGGTTCACGAGGCGCTCGTTGCATGGAATGCCGAGCGCGCCGAGGCGGCGGCAAAGCAATCCGAAAACTAAACACGCCTCTAAACAACTGATATACATGATTGCGTGATTTTCAATCATTTATTTCACGGCGATTACCAGCCGATTTCGGGTTTAATTAACGCTAAAACGTTTGACTAGCCATGGTGAACAACCCTGCTATCCTGCGGGTTGACGAAGACTGATATCTCACCTCGTCGATACATACTGTCTGGCGAATCGTTTGTCAATGAATTCGGTGAACGGTAGCAAATACCGTTCAAGCGTATGTATGTATCGGTCGCCGAGCGCGGCACCTCAGTTGGGTTCGTCGGTAGGTAAGGTATATATCGTCCGCAAGTTGCGCGGGGGCACGTCTAGGCGCTCCCGGGTAAGATTCTCTATTGATAGGAGAAGACATGGCCATCATCAACAAGGGTATGTCCAGGCGTTCGTTCCTCGGCCTCACCGGCAGCGTCGCTGCTGTCGCAGGGCTTGGTCTCACCGGCTGCGGTGGCAGCTCTAGCGACGAGGGTTCCGCTTCCGGTTCCACCGATTCCGCCAACCGTGGCGGCGGCGTGATCACCGCTGGTTCCGCTTACGCTCCGTCCAGCTTCGATCCCGCCAGCACCGGCTCCGCTGTGGGCCTGGGTGCTAACTGGCACGTCGTCGAGGGCCTCTACGGCATCGATTACCACGACTACAGCACCTTCAAAGAGCTCGCCACCGACGATCCCAAGTCTGTGGACGACACCACTTTCGAGGTCACCATCCGCAAGGGCGCCAAGTTCTCCGATGGCACCGAGGTCACCGCTGACGATGTCGTTGCCTCCTACACCGCTTGCGCCGCTTCCGCTACCTATGCTCCGTTCTTCCAGCCCTTCGAGTCCATCGAGGCCAAGGACGCCAGCACCGTGACGGTCAAGACCAAGGTCCCCAACTTCTCCCTGCTCAAGGATCGTCTGGCCATCGTCCGCGTTACCCCGGCCACCCAGACCGAGGAGGATCGCGCCAAGCAGCCGATCGGCTCCGGCCCCTGGATGTACGACTCTATCTCCGATACCGAGATCACCCTGGTTCCCAACCCCGAGTACAACGGTGAGTATGCTGCCGAGGATAAGAAGATCCAGTACAGCATCCTGACCGACCCCACCGCTCGCGTTACCGCTCAGCAGGAGGGCTCCACGCTCGTTATGGAGCTCGTTACCGCTGACGCCGTCGACCAGCTCGAGAGCGCCGGCTGCAAGATCGATAACGTTCAGGGTTTCGGCACCCGCTTCATCATGTTCAACGTCGCCAAGGAGCCTTGGAACAACGTCAAGGTCCGTCAGGCTGTCATGTATGCGCTCGACACCGAGAAGATGGTCAGCAACACCTTCGCCGGCCTTGCCACCGCTGCCAGCTGCTACCTGCCCAAGAGCTTCACCAACTATCATGAGGCTTCCACGGTGTACAAGACCGACGCCAAGAAGGCTAAGAAGCTCATCGAGGAGTCTGGCATCACCCCGGGTGCCATCACCCTGCGCACCACCGACAACGAGCAGATTAAGGGCATGGCCGCCCAGGTCAAGAATGACCTCGACGCTCTCGGCTTCGATGTGACCATCCAGACCGATACCTCGCCGGCCACCTACGCTGCCATCGACGGCGGCGAGGCCTACGATATCCTCCTTGCCCCTGGCGATCCTTCCTGCTTCGGCGCCGACCCCGACCTGCTGCTCAACTGGTGGTACGGCGACAACGTCTGGATGCAGACCCGTTGCCCGTGGAAGGAGTCCGCTGAGTGGCAGAAGCTCCACGGTCTCATGGACGAGGCTCTTGCCGCTGAGGGCGATGAGCAGCAGAAGAAGTGGAACGAGTGCTTCGACATCATTGCCGACAACGCCGTTCTGTACCCCGTTGTCCACGTCAAGACCGTCTCCGCTTCCTGGGACGATCCGTCCACTGCGCCCAACGGCGAGGCCCTCGATGGCTTCAAGGGCATCGGTACGACGAGCATGTCCTTCAGGGGCGTTGCGACCGTCAAGGCGTAAGACTCGCTTGAGTCTGTATGCAGGATGTCGGTCGTTGGGACCGTATCCTCATAGTTGAAACAAAGACCCGGGCGACTTCGATGTCGCTCGGGTCTTGTAATGAGTATCCGTACTCATATACCAGTTGGTCCTACCGACAAAAGAAAGGGGAGAGAACGTGAACAACTTGCTACGTTTGATTGGAAGGCGTCTTGTGGCGCTGCCGATCATGGCATTGGGCGTCACCGTCCTGGTGTTCTTCCTTATGTCGTTCTCCAAGACCGACCCCGCCTACACGGCGTTGGGTGACGGTGCCTCGCCCGAGGCGGTTGCCGAGTACCATGAGAAGTATGGTCTGGACGACCCCTGGCCTGTGCGCTACGTGCGCTATATGGGCGATTTGATCCATGGTGACATGGGCACCTATGGTGCTGCTCGCAACTCCGTTGCCAAGCGCATCTCCACGGCCCTGCCCGTCACGATGCAGCTGACCTTCATCGGCCTTGCCATCGGTGCGGTCGTTTCGTTTTTACTCGGCGTCATCGCGGCACTGTATCGCGACAAATGGCCGGACCAAGTGATCCGCGTCTTTTCCATCGCCGGCTTGGCAACCCCGTCGTTCTGGCTTGCCGTTCTGTTGATCCTGCTGTTCTCTTCCTACCTTAAGGTGCTTCCGGCATCGGGTGCTCTGCCTCACTTCACCACGAATCCGGCTGGCTATCTGGGACGTATGATCATGCCCGCTATCGCCTTGGCATTTCCGCTGACGGGCCAGATGACTCGTATCGTGCGTACCGCCATGGTCGAGGAGCTCGATAAGGATTATGTCCGTATGGCTCGCGGCGCCGGCGTTCCCGAGAAGGTCGTCGTCGGCATCAACGTTCTTCGCAATGCGCTGATCACCCCGGTCACCACCCTCGGTCTTAAGATCGGTTACCTCATGGGCGGCGCCGTCGTCATCGAGGTTATCTTCAACCTCCCCGGCATGGGCACCGCGATTCTGCAGGGCGTTCAGGGCAACGAGGCGAACCTGGTTCAGGGCGTCGTTATCGTCGTTGCTCTTGCCTTCATCATCATCAACATCGTGGTTGACATGCTCTACCTGCTCATCAACCCGCGCATCAGGACGGTGTAGATTATGGTAAAGATTCGAGAGAAGCAAACCGAGCAGCTCGAGAAGGCTGCCTCCAAGGGGCTCAAGCTCGGTGGCTGGAAGAAGATGACGCTGTCTTCTAAGATTGCCGCCGTCGTGTTGGTGCTGGTCGCCCTGACTGCGATTCTGGCGCCCCTTCTTGCCCCCTATAGCCCGGTCGAGATTTTTACGGCTCGCCAGGCTCCCGGCAACGGATTTATCTTCGGTACCGACGATAAGGGTCGCGACATTCTGTCGCGCATGCTCTACGGTGGTCGTTACTCGCTGATTATCGGCTTTGGCGCCACTGCCATGGCTCTGGTCTGCGGCTCGGTCGTGGGCGCCCTTGCGGCGGTTTCGCGCAAGGCCGTTTCCGAGACGATCATGCGTATCCTGGACATCATCATGTCCATCCCGGGCATCGCCCTCGCGGCCGTCTTCGTCTCCATCCTGGGCAACTCCGTGCCGTCGATCATCTTCGCCATCGGCTTTATGTACACTCCGCAGATTGCCCGTATCGTGCGCGCCAACATCGTGTCCGAGTACGGCGAGGACTATGTCCGCGCGGTCATCGTTTCCGGCGCCAAGGCTCCGTGGATTTTGATCAAGCATGTTCTGCGTAACTGCATCGCCCCGATCATGGTCTTCACCGTTACCCTGGTCGCCGACGCCATCATCTTCGAGGCCTCGCTGACCTTCATCGGCGCTGGTATCCAGGAGCCCACCGCTACCTGGGGCAACATCCTCGCCGACGCCCGCGGCGGCGTGCTCGCCGGCCGTTGGTGGCAGGCGCTGTTCCCGGGCCTGGCCATCATGATCACCTGCCTGGCGCTCAACATCCTCTCCGAGGGCATTACCGACGCCATGGCCGCTGCTCCCTCCGCCGCCCTGGATCCGACCGATTCCTCCAAGCGTCGCGAGGCCGACCTGCTGGTCTCCGACCCCGTTCGCGCCTACAAGGAGCAGGCCCAGTCCCTCTCCGCTCGCCTTGGCGCCCTGCGCGATGTCGAGCTCAAGCGTGACGATCGCCATGTGCCCGACGAGTCTGTCGAACCGATTCTCTCGGTCCGTGACTTCTGCATTCAGTTTGAGCATCACGGCGATATCAACGTCGTCGACCATGTCAACTTTGACGTCCGTCCTGGTCAGACCATGGGCCTGGTGGGCGAGTCCGGTTGCGGTAAGTCCATCACCACGCTGGCCATCATGGGCCTGACCGACGATGACGAGCACCTTTCCGGCGAGGTCCTCTGGGAGGGCCGCGACCTGCTCAAGATGAGCAAGAAGGAGTGGTTCGGCCTGCGCGGTACCGATATCGCTATGGTCTATCAGGACGCCCTGTCCTCGCTCAACCCCTCCATGCTCATCTCTGCCCAGATGAAGCAGCTCACCAAGCGCGGCGGCACCCGCAGCGCCGAGGAACTCCTGGAGCTCGTGGGCCTCGACCCCAAGCGTACGCTCGAGAGCTACCCGCATGAGCTTTCCGGTGGCCAGCGTCAGCGTGTCCTGATCGCTATGGCCCTTACCCGCGACCCCAAGCTGGTCATCTGCGACGAGCCCACGACCGCTCTGGACGTTACCGTCCAGAAGCAGGTCATCAAGCTGCTCAACGACCTTCAGGCCAAGCTCGGCTTTGCCATGATCTTCGTCTCGCATGACTTGGCGCTGGTCGCCGAGGTCGCCCATAACATCACGGTTATGTACGCCGGTCAGGTTATCGAGCAGGCGCCCACCAAGGAGCTGCTCACTAACCCGATCCACGAGTACACCCGCGGTCTTCTGGGCTCCGTTCTGTCCATCGAGAGCGGTTCGGGCCGTCTGCACCAGGTGCCCGGCGCCGTTCCGAGCCCGCGCGATTTCCCCAAGGGCGATCGCTTCGCGCCCCGCTCGAGCCATCCGCGCATTGGCCTGGACACCCGTCCGGTCTTCAAGCGCGTGCCCGGCACCGAGCACTTCTATTCCGAGCTCCCCGACGAGGTGCTCAAGGCAAATGGTTTGACCCCTCACGCGGAGGTGATGTAGATGAGCGAGACCGCAGTCAACGGCGTCGAGCCGATCATCTTCCTTGATGACGTCCACGTCACCTTTAGGACCCGTACCGGCTCGATTCTGCACCCCAACCTGGTTCACGCCGTCCAGGGTGTAACGATTAGGCTCATGCCCGGTCAGACGATCGGCATCGTCGGCGAGTCCGGTTGCGGTAAGTCCACCACCGCCAACGTCATGTGCGGCCTGCAGGCCCCCACGAGCGGCAAGGTCTACTTTAAGGGCAAGGACGTAACCAAGCGTACCGCCGAGGACCGTCGCCACATGGGCCGTGTCATCTCGGTCGTGTTCCAGAATCCGGCTACGGCGCTCAATCCCCGCATGGTCGTTCGCGAGCAGCTGCTCGACCCCATGCGCGTCCATAACCTGGGTACCGAGGCCGAGCAGGAGAAGCGCGTCAAGGAGCTCCTGGAGCTCACCGGTCTGCCCAGCTCCGCCGCCGAGGTTCTTCCCGGCCAGCTTTCGGGTGGCCAGCGCCAGCGCGTCGCAATTGCCCGTGCCCTGTCGTTGAACCCCGATGCCATCATCGCCGACGAGCCCACCTCGGCTCTGGACGTTTCGGTCCGCGCGCAGATTCTGAACCTGCTGACCGACCTTAAGAAGGAGCTCGGCCTGGCCATGGTGTTCATCAGCCATGACATCCAGACGGTCCGCTATATCTCTGACGACATCATCGTTATGAATGGCGGCAAGATCGTCGAGC
Proteins encoded in this region:
- the uvrC gene encoding excinuclease ABC subunit UvrC codes for the protein MRVAGHDNIPTLAEQVSRVPTQPGCYLWKDVKGDVIYVGKAKNLRARMRQYVTLQDERQKIPLMMQLVASFDYIVVETEHEALVLERNLIGQYHPYFNVDLKDDKSYPFIAITKGDLYPAIKYTRERHKPGTRYFGPYTDSRAARETIDTLRKVIPICSASCAEWRRCRRTIESHKGEEDIVNMICAQNGRPCFDYHVGRGPGACVGAISPADYAKNVKRVERFLSGHRKDVVDELTAEMTDAAEALDFERAARVKRRLEVIRGLDDRQQVVFPSSVDIDVIGFYREETISAACVFVVREGRTVRTCEFILDKGLDVDEEELQSGFLKRYYDETADIPAEVNLSVELEDAEALGEWLAGKRERSCHLHRPQRGEKHRLLDMASKNARHALMRYMMRTGYADDRTNQALLELESALALPSPPLRIECFDISTLHGTFTVASMVVFTNGRADKSQYRRFKIQAELDEANDFVSMSEVLGRRYAPERMADERFGSRPDLLVVDGGKPQLTAAIKQLEALGLDIPVCGLAKADEEVFVPWDETPIVLPTGSASLYLIKQVRDESHRFAITFHRELRDKAMTVSVLDDVPGVGPTRKRALMRHFGSMKRLRAASEQEIAEVRGVPADVAKAVHEALVAWNAERAEAAAKQSEN
- a CDS encoding ABC transporter substrate-binding protein — its product is MAIINKGMSRRSFLGLTGSVAAVAGLGLTGCGGSSSDEGSASGSTDSANRGGGVITAGSAYAPSSFDPASTGSAVGLGANWHVVEGLYGIDYHDYSTFKELATDDPKSVDDTTFEVTIRKGAKFSDGTEVTADDVVASYTACAASATYAPFFQPFESIEAKDASTVTVKTKVPNFSLLKDRLAIVRVTPATQTEEDRAKQPIGSGPWMYDSISDTEITLVPNPEYNGEYAAEDKKIQYSILTDPTARVTAQQEGSTLVMELVTADAVDQLESAGCKIDNVQGFGTRFIMFNVAKEPWNNVKVRQAVMYALDTEKMVSNTFAGLATAASCYLPKSFTNYHEASTVYKTDAKKAKKLIEESGITPGAITLRTTDNEQIKGMAAQVKNDLDALGFDVTIQTDTSPATYAAIDGGEAYDILLAPGDPSCFGADPDLLLNWWYGDNVWMQTRCPWKESAEWQKLHGLMDEALAAEGDEQQKKWNECFDIIADNAVLYPVVHVKTVSASWDDPSTAPNGEALDGFKGIGTTSMSFRGVATVKA
- a CDS encoding ABC transporter permease; translation: MNNLLRLIGRRLVALPIMALGVTVLVFFLMSFSKTDPAYTALGDGASPEAVAEYHEKYGLDDPWPVRYVRYMGDLIHGDMGTYGAARNSVAKRISTALPVTMQLTFIGLAIGAVVSFLLGVIAALYRDKWPDQVIRVFSIAGLATPSFWLAVLLILLFSSYLKVLPASGALPHFTTNPAGYLGRMIMPAIALAFPLTGQMTRIVRTAMVEELDKDYVRMARGAGVPEKVVVGINVLRNALITPVTTLGLKIGYLMGGAVVIEVIFNLPGMGTAILQGVQGNEANLVQGVVIVVALAFIIINIVVDMLYLLINPRIRTV
- a CDS encoding dipeptide/oligopeptide/nickel ABC transporter permease/ATP-binding protein; amino-acid sequence: MVKIREKQTEQLEKAASKGLKLGGWKKMTLSSKIAAVVLVLVALTAILAPLLAPYSPVEIFTARQAPGNGFIFGTDDKGRDILSRMLYGGRYSLIIGFGATAMALVCGSVVGALAAVSRKAVSETIMRILDIIMSIPGIALAAVFVSILGNSVPSIIFAIGFMYTPQIARIVRANIVSEYGEDYVRAVIVSGAKAPWILIKHVLRNCIAPIMVFTVTLVADAIIFEASLTFIGAGIQEPTATWGNILADARGGVLAGRWWQALFPGLAIMITCLALNILSEGITDAMAAAPSAALDPTDSSKRREADLLVSDPVRAYKEQAQSLSARLGALRDVELKRDDRHVPDESVEPILSVRDFCIQFEHHGDINVVDHVNFDVRPGQTMGLVGESGCGKSITTLAIMGLTDDDEHLSGEVLWEGRDLLKMSKKEWFGLRGTDIAMVYQDALSSLNPSMLISAQMKQLTKRGGTRSAEELLELVGLDPKRTLESYPHELSGGQRQRVLIAMALTRDPKLVICDEPTTALDVTVQKQVIKLLNDLQAKLGFAMIFVSHDLALVAEVAHNITVMYAGQVIEQAPTKELLTNPIHEYTRGLLGSVLSIESGSGRLHQVPGAVPSPRDFPKGDRFAPRSSHPRIGLDTRPVFKRVPGTEHFYSELPDEVLKANGLTPHAEVM
- a CDS encoding ATP-binding cassette domain-containing protein yields the protein MSETAVNGVEPIIFLDDVHVTFRTRTGSILHPNLVHAVQGVTIRLMPGQTIGIVGESGCGKSTTANVMCGLQAPTSGKVYFKGKDVTKRTAEDRRHMGRVISVVFQNPATALNPRMVVREQLLDPMRVHNLGTEAEQEKRVKELLELTGLPSSAAEVLPGQLSGGQRQRVAIARALSLNPDAIIADEPTSALDVSVRAQILNLLTDLKKELGLAMVFISHDIQTVRYISDDIIVMNGGKIVEQGEAKQVFQHPQDPYTKMLLGAAPSLLHPKLGE